From the Lathyrus oleraceus cultivar Zhongwan6 chromosome 3, CAAS_Psat_ZW6_1.0, whole genome shotgun sequence genome, the window ttcactgctcgagaaaacttgatgtgctttggtctgggctgctcgccgactaaggcagtacatgctggttcataccactttattgatttccaagatggatccaatcaagtatattttcgaaaagtcagcattgaccggacgggttgcgaggtggcaaatgattttgacagaatatgatatacagtatacctctcagaaggctattaaggggagtgtattgtcttattacctcgcccagcaacccattgatgattatcaaccgatgaagtttgaattccctgatgaggacatcatgtttctcaaatcgaaagattgcgaggaaccgatcccggaggaggggcctgaccctgaatccgaatggattctgatgtttgatggggccgttaacgtgaatggaagcggtgttggtgctgttttggttacgccgaaaggatcccacattccttttgctgcccggctaacatttgagtgcaccaacaatgtggctgaatatgaagcgtgcatattggggattgaagaggcgattgatttgagaatcaacactacgccaaaaaggttttttaacagcgcatcttagacagcgcttttaaaagaaagcgctgtctaaggttaaaataaaaataaaacacggaaaatgttctaaaaaaataatgaaagcgctgtctaagggggggtcttagacagcgcttttagaaagcgctgtctaagacccccccttagacagcgcttttagaaagcgcttttaaatatagaccttagtcagcgcttttgagaaagcgctgtttaaagtctttcaattaaaaaaaaaattagaacAATCAGGTTTAGGTTTAAGGTTTGACCGGGTAGACATATAACAATCAGGTTAGGGTTTCTCATCCTCTACCAAAAATCTGAGCGAGAAGGTTTCCAGTGCGTGCGGCTTCACCAAATCCCTCCTCCGCAATTCCACCATGGCTGAACAAGTAACTTCTTGTTGCTTCGTTTTTCGTTTTTTCATTCTGCTATGTTTCGATTTTCCATTGATGTGTATTTTTTAATCTGTTACAGACTGAGAAGGCTTATCTCAAACAACCCAAAGTGTTTTTATGGTATATTCAGCACTTCATATCTCAATGTGTGTTTTGTTTTTAACTGTGATGATTGTTGATCCATATTTGTTTGTTGTTTTTGCTCAATTTCGTAGCTCGAAGAAATCTGGTAAGGGGAAGAGGCCCGGTAAAGGTGGAAATCGCTTCTGGAAATCTGTTGGTCTTGGATTCAAGACCCCCAAAGAAGCCATCGAAGGTTCCTTTCTCTCTGTATTTATATATCTCAGTGTTTGTATATATATGGAGTGTCTTCGAGAGTGTGTTGATGTTTGGTTTTGAATGTATAAATGTAGCCTTTTGAAGGAGATGAGTGATGAACACACTTTGATAACGAATTGATGCAAATCAAAATTAGAGAAAGATAGAAATAATGCAATAGAATACTACTAGAGCATTTTGGATTTGTGTAGTGGATGCTTAATTACATCTCTATATTTTTCTATGATTTCATACTTGTGAGGTTGCCAACTCTGTTTTTGTTGTGTGTTTTGTATTGTATTCCTATTGGAAGTATTGAGGTCTCGGGTCTCTATGATGTGCTTAGAAATCCTCAATACTTGTTCAAGTTATTAGGTGTTGCTTTTTAATGAATGGTTTTGGTATCTATTTTGAAAGAATTGGTATATATGTGGGGCAAATGTAAATGCTTGTATCTTGCTTCATGAAAGTGTTAATTGCAAACAGAATAATGGTCTCAATATATAGAGGCAGACTATTCTTAATATATCTCTGTATGATTATATGGTTATGGTTATTTTATTTCTGCTTCTAATACAGAAATGACCTTTGAATTTCAAATACAGGAACCTTTATTGACAAGAAGTGTCCATTCACTGGCAATGTTTCCATCCGTGGTCGTATCATAGCCGGAACCTGTCACAGTGCCAAAATGAATCAGACTATTATTGTCAGGAGGAATTATCTTCACTTCATTAAGAAATATCAGAGGTATTCTCCTTTAATGGCATGCtcttcatttttaatttgcatgCTTGGATAAACATAATTTGTAAAACCTTTTTCCTTACGTGCTCTACTTAGGTATGAGAAGAGGCATTCCAACATTCCAGCTCATGTGTCACCTGCCTTCCGTGTTAAGGAAGGTGA encodes:
- the LOC127128959 gene encoding 40S ribosomal protein S11, with amino-acid sequence MAEQTEKAYLKQPKVFLCSKKSGKGKRPGKGGNRFWKSVGLGFKTPKEAIEGTFIDKKCPFTGNVSIRGRIIAGTCHSAKMNQTIIVRRNYLHFIKKYQRYEKRHSNIPAHVSPAFRVKEGDHVIIGQCRPLSKTVRFNVLKVIPAGSSSGAKKAFSGI